The genomic stretch gagagagagagaaagaagaaaagagagagagagaagccatttGTTCCTCTTTTCCCCAATGGGAttgagtatatcatatatatatatatatatatatatatatatatatgtgtgtgtaataacacTTAAACAGTAGGTTTACGCTCAGTGAAGAGGGGAGGAGCTGTATCGTAAATTACAACCTACAAAAAAGTGTAAAGAAAAGACCACTTAGCgttaataagaatgagaaataaagcCTAAATCAAAATAAATGTCTAAATGTAAACCAAAAAATGGAAATCAGAGACCAGTGTAAATTAGTGttgagtaaaataaataaacgcaaAATGTAGTGAAAAGTTGTAGATAAAAGACCGTGAATGCAAATGGGCGTCAGTAAAATtcgtaaataaaaatgataaataagaaaatagtaaaactTGTAAATACAATGCAAACGCtcatagagagaaaatatacttACATGTTGATTatcaaacagatatataaaatgttatataagATATCTATGTACTGTATAGCACATAAATATTCACTTCACTTTATTTACTTCACGCGCCTATCTCACATTTCCAGCTCACTTCACACACCCACTTAGCATACTTACTCCATTTGCCACGCCCACCTCGCATATCCAGCTTGCTTCACATGCCCACTTCAAATACCCACTCAAATATCCACGCCATATGCCTGCTTCACAAACATCTCATCTACCCATTCTACAAATCTACTTCACAAACTCATTACAAGTACCTATTTACTCTTCGTGTTAGTAGAAGTTAATGTTTTTTCATTTGATGTTATTTATTGAATTAATTTTAAGATATTCGCAGttcaaaaatgtatatgaaatttAGATGCCCATACTACAAAGCTTGAAGTaccaaattcattttttttttttttaatattactaatgaGACAATTGTAGGTAGGAATTGTCCAGATGTATATTCCGTCGACACCTAAAATATATACTGCCATCCACAATAACCAACCCGTAAGTTAACagcctggttatatatatattaatattacgtGTCTAAATCCAGCTTACATTTACGATATCTCTGTCGTCTTTAACACGTGCTCATATTTTCATGTTATGAAACAAATGATCTGATAATatcactcttattttttttttattatcattatttttttgtttgtttgtttgttctcgctTGATATAATGTCTTGATCTTTTACAACTGTAGTATCAGTTACGAAGGTAGCAAAGGAACGTAGAAAAATACTAATGCTTTTGATTGTTAAATTCCTAAGCAACAGTTCCGCAGATAGGCCTACGGATTTCAGTGATTGTATAACGACGTtgttttgatgtttgtttgttcatttatgaTCAAAATCAGTAAAATCTATCAATTCGCCTAAATTTCCTTAAATCAGGTGGTAGAGAATAAGAAGCAGAAGGcaaaggaagatgataaagacAGTGAGAAAATGCTTCGAGTAAAGAACAGGTTCCAAGCTTATCACCTTTAGCAATTTTGTGGTTTAAAAATATCCGACATAttataaaaagaagataattctTTCAgactgttttctccttttttttgtataatcttAAGACAGGTTAGAATGATGCCCTAATAGTGGTAATTTTTGATCAGCAGGTACCATAGGATTAACGTCAATACGTCTACTTATTGGATATAACCTTAGCTAACAagatatcattactttcatcactaCATATTCTGCAGATTAAACTTTAATAAATCAAGATTAAGTCTACGGGAATATGTCGCCAATCTTCAACCTTCGCTCAGGACTATTGTTGTCATAAGGGAAAATAAAACTAAGAAGATTAAATCTTACCAGCCTCCTACCTGCTACTTTTAGTTAGTTAGACGTTTTGATGTGTACTGACCACTTACTTTCATGGTGGAACGAGAACATGTATCAAAGGGGCCGTTCGCTCATAAActgattataacagcaataagcCTGTCGTAAATGATAGTAGTGGGTATACCATAAATTTCAAATTATTTCTcgaatttcattctctctctcttctctctcactctctctccttttctctctctctctctctctctatctatctatctatctccgtcacTGATGAAAAcgatcaaaaagaagaaatgaaagagagagagagagagagagagagagagagagagagagagagagagagagagagagagagagagagagagagagagagagagagagagagagacgaaggcaactgcattatcacatttttttttcccttttattgcaGGTCCATATTGCAGTATCTTACCATTCCTGTATTTCTGGAAACTCGCCTGGCTGTTCACACCACTTCAGCGGTAATTAAAAGTGATCTCTCTTAGTCcagtcttttttcctcctctcgcaCGCTCTGCACGCTCTGCCCACGTGATTTGCAAATTATTCTCATATCCAAATAAGAGAACGTCGGACAATGTGGTTGTggtgcgagagaggggggaggaggataggggaaggtgggagagggagagggagagggagagggagagggagaggatgagggagagggagagggagagggaaaggaagagagagagagagagagagagagagagagagagagagagagagagagagagagagagagagagagagagagggagagagggggggagtaaggggaggagggagcgggagggagagagagggagagagggggggagtaaggggaggagggagcgggagagaaggagggagagagaaagagagggagaggggggaagggataaggagggaagaagggagggacggagggagggagagaaacagagagaaaacaaaataaagagtgaaagagaatttgAGGTGACGTATATAGAGTGTAGAagtaaataacaattaaatagaGACAGAActacagtcagacagagagatacaggcagaaagagaataagacctagatagacagagagaaagctagTTAgacaagaaagcgagagagagagctggctGGGTCAGCGGTTAAACTCATTAAAAGACATATACAAGGTcagactattatttttataacaaaatGAGTTAACAGTAGATCTTTTCATACATTCGATGAATTAGTCATTTGTCAACTGTCTTTCTTTAATTTTGCATATAATGCGATGTTTACAATGTATAAAATGCCAATACAATAGAAAATCTAGATCCCTTGTCCGAGTAAACgtcagtatatttttttttctggctactgacctgaaaaaaaaatctgggaaaGTTTAAAGCCTTTGAATACATTCCCATTGCAAAAGTATTCtcgaatagagaagagagaaaaaaaaaacaattaaactaaCGATACTTTTGGAAATGCAGACTAGTCTAAACTTCGGACATTTCGCTCGTTGAAAGCTTGGGGACAGAATGAACCCCAAATGATTTCGGAGCTTCGAAACACCAGCGAGTTTAGGCCTTTCGGGGAAACGTAGGCGAAGCAGTACGAACTACTACTGTTTCCTAAAGGTCTTGGTGAGGAGAGCCAAAAACGCCAAGATCCGGTAGCCAACGATAAGGGCGATGAGGCAGAAGACGTTGACGGTGATGCTTCCGTTTTCGTAATGCAAGAAGGACAGAACTGCTTGGCCGTTGGGAAAACAGGTCTGGTTTGTGTTGCAGGGGATGGACTTGACGCCCTGCCACTGGTTCAGGAGGAGGGCCTCGTTCCCGTAGCTGAACCAGGAGAGGTACTTCAGCCACGTCAGGTAAATGGGGGTTGAGCTGTTGGCAAAGGAAAGGAGCGtggattttattatcatattttaaaaaatgaacaagATAAACCTTATAAAGGGGAAAATAGCCAAACACGATAaccttaacaaaagaaaaagaaagaaaggaaattctcataaaggaaaaatataataaaataatctttataagaaaaaataaaaactgaacgAGATAATacttatacagaaaaaaaaggaaaacatattaACAAGATAATCCATAAGAAGAGAGTGACAAATATAAACCGAACAAGATATTGCACTCACCCGCTGTTCAAGAAGAATCCACCAAACAGCATAAGAGGAATGATAAGTGGCGCTGCAATTGCAAGGGCAACGCTCAGGTTCTTCGACATGCACGAAATCATGTAACCTgttcagagaaagaaaacggtGCTGATAAAAGTCTTGTCGTTTAGGGATAACTTTGGAAAATGTCACTGTAATCTTTCTCGAAATAAGAAGGGGATCTTGTAGTACTGAGTGATAGAATGTTGCAACTTGGTAAAAATTAACGGTTATTTTAAGGACTGATTTGGTAAAATTATCTATCAGAGgcccttttttgtagcatttccgaaacccctaacaatTTGATACACCTTGATACGTGTTTGTCCTTTACGCGCACGTTATTGGCAGCCGTTGAAACATCTCTTCAGTTTACATCAGgttgtatgcctctaccttgatacaatgtgatacactccggccagccaatcagagcacgaTATTTATCAGATATATGTCACGTAATTtcagatagggatatatatttacataatcacGAAtcgaatcgttttttttttttttttttttttttttttttttttttttttttgtggaaaagatagataaaatgtttctgtgcctttttagccgtacatcaaatacatgctcaaaaatatcaaataaaaaatatgtatctagatttgttgatataattcaatcaatatgACAAGTAAATGcacgtgatcattggaattatccagtGGTCTAATTCGGACACGGAGCTCATTCGCGATGTAAAGGcttatgcaacttccactttCCATATAAAGAattttttgactgaatctgagaaatacatttaaagttTTCACAGCCTTACGAAACGAAGAGtagtgtgtataaacattataaGTTGCAGAGTAATCAGGCACTTTTTCCCAttgtatttgaagcttccacTATGTTTTGCTTTTAATAGAAAATCATACCAGCCTATTAAATAccttaatggttttctatttacttttttttcaccctccccccccccccctccctccttctccttttaactCACCGAAAGAAATCGCACTGTTAGCCACCAGAATAACGATGCCGGCAGAAATGAAGAAATTCACGTAATCATCAGTAAAGCCAACCATATGGTAAGCGATGGCCACAAAGGCGAAGGGATAGATGATGTGGAAGGGCATCTCGGCGATCATTTTGGACAGGAAGTAGACGTCTGTGCGATACATGCCGTTGAAATGCTCGCGGAGGAAGATCGGTAGTTGGGCGCAGAAGGTCTGGGGGTGAAGGCGtgcaaatgaatatgtatacgagataaagataataatggatgaaatacttgtaattgataataaaaaacttttaagaaaaatctataaaatatagtaaaaagatacatatagataatatatacaatgattaaagaaggaaatatataatatatacaatgattaaagagggaaatatataaaagataaaagaaaaattattaaaCTAAATGAAAAATATGAGATAATTAgatgaaaatttataaaataaaataaaaataattaaaggaaaaaaaataaaaatcgacttcataatgaaaataaaataaaccaccTCATCGCTATTAAATGGTAATACCATAAACACAATAGTAAAGCAATTCAAACCCAAAGACAAACTTACACTAACGACTCCAAAGACGTTCTGGAAAGTCATGttggtgaggagaaggaagagggcgcCGTTGATGTTGGTGATTCCCTCCTGCGTGAGTGTCTGGCCGAAGTAGATGATGCCGATGAGGAGTGCGATGGCctgaggggggagaaaagggggggggggtgaggcgtttgcgtgagtgtgagtaatggagggagggagggaaaggtgtgtgtgtgtgaaagagagagagtgtgtgattgtgtgtgagagagagagtgtgtgtgtgtgtgtttgggtgtgtgaaagggagagagagagtatatgtgtgtgtgaaagagagaaatagtgtgtgtgtatgtttgagtgtgtgaaagagagagagagtgtgtgtatgtgtgagagagacagtgagagtatgtgagtgtgtgagggagagagagagtatctggATGTGATCGTGtctgggagagagtgagattgacagatggtaaaagagagagagtatgtgtgtgtatgagaaaaagactgatagagagagagagaatgtgtgtgtattagtttctatgtgtgtgtgaatctgtatttACAGCTGTAACTTTGCGTACattcgtgtttgtatatgtaagtatttgtgaGTGAATGTTAACCTGGATATACTTTCCTGTAGTGTATCAGCAATGTATTGCTTCTGAATGTGTTCTCTATTTGCATCATAGGTTTAATATCTAGTTTTTGAGTGATGCATACTATTTACATTAATTGAATTCTacacagaaaagaagaataaaagcaagATCAACAAtgaaccaataacaacaacaacaatgacaatacacCCAACAAATCCCTTTTCCAACGACCTTACCAGACACCCCAAACAAGGTCAGCAATTCCAGAACAGCTCTTACCATGACCTGAGCGAAGCGGACTTTGATCAGCATGGGTTCCCTGATGACCTCCAGCCATGACCTCCACAGCACACTTCGGAACTGCTTGAGCCACGATGCCTTGTAAGGAGATTTCCTGACTTCAATGTCTGCCAGGCTGCTGTAGCCGTTTGCCTGTCGGGTAATTAGTATAGGTAGTGATAACGTATGAGGATTGGTATTCCTGTGAGGCAGTGTTAGTGTGTGAGGATTTCAGTATCATTGTAGGAGGATTAGTATCGGCACCGTCAGTGTATGAGGATTTCAGTATCAGTGTGTGACGATTCGTATGCTGTAAACATTGTAAATAATAGGAgtggttttagattttttttcgacGTACATATCCATTTCAACTTTTATGGAACCATATAATCTTGTAAACTTATCTAAAGTagaatatataatgttaataatgataatgaaaatcccaTTTGGAATGGAATTGTATATttaggaaaaaatattaattgtattaacgatataaaaaaacatattaacGGTATTAGCTTCCAACAgtagagaaaatataataaataaatcaaacaattATAAAACGCTGTATATAGATCACATGTGGATAACACACTTATATAACGATAATGCACATACAGTATGAATAAAACCATCCAGATTATACGAAATGATCAGAATGCAATATCAACACAAAGGAAGAAGCAAAGCAATATTTTCTAAACTAGAGTAAAACCAACAGACCATGTAATGGAAATGTGACTCATTAAATTAAACTATTCTCGTCTTTTACATTCTCCGTAAACCTGTTTTGGCAAAAGAGAACGTATCAATGCGGCCAAGGAGTCTTCTTAACGAAAGTTCCGTTGCGTGTAAATGTCCAGTCCAGTCCTGCCTTGCAGTCTTAGTGACATTTTGTAGCCTGCTGCAGTGCGCATACCCATCCTGTTTGCTCTCATAACCGAACATCAAGTCTAAaaacctatatgaatatatatatatatatatatatatatatatataaacacacacacacacacacacacacacacacacacacacacacacacatatatatatatatatatatatatagatagatagatagatatatagatacacatatatacacatatacatatatatctcttttatgtgctttatatctatatataatttcgcatatcatttatatttatatatgctttctcatattacttatatctatatatactttttgaatattatttatatctatatatacttttgcATACCATCTACATCAATATAAACTCATACACTCCTTTACGTCTCTCGTGCATACAGAAGAACACAAATCCTAACCAACAACGAGATTAAAAAGCTCAATAAACCATGTTAAAGCTCAGTCCTCGGCCTGTGCCTGACGAGGAGCCTACTGTGACGCGAACCGCCACCGCCTAGCGTTTTCCGCTTCCTGTGACTCCATATCTACGTGTCTCTGCGGCCCCTTAATCGCCCTCGTAATCGGAGTCGCACTCGACCCCGTCACTCACATCCGAGTCCTTCGAGTTCTCAAGGACGGCCTTGTCAATGCTGATGCCCTCCTCGGATTTGGAGAACTCCTCGCAGATCATGGCGATGGCCTTCCGGCAGCTGTCCTCCTTGCCCGGCTGGATGGCCAGCGTCGAGATGAAGAAGTCGGCCGGATTGTAGTTGGGCGGACACGGCAGCCCGATCctgcggggaggaggaggttcgTCTGGGTGCTTAGGGTAGATAGGAGGGTCTACGCGTACACAGGCATATAAACAACAATgacgcacagatacatacaacTTAGATGCACACATATCAGCCTATAGTCCTAGCTCTCTTCCCCTTTGCCACAGCAGCCTTTGCTCATCAACCTCACCTGTTAAAGAACTGGTAGGCGGCGTCGACCTCGCCCAGGTAAGCGGCGCGCCCCTCGGCCATGAGGAGGACGCGGTCGAACATGGCGTAGACCTCGGAGCTGGGCTGGtggatggtggagatgatggtctTGCCCCGCTCGGCCATGTTCTTCATGACGGCCACCACGTTCTGGGCCATGAAGGAGTCCAGGCCGGAGGTGGGCTCGTCGCAGAACATGAGAGGTGGGTTCGTCAGCAcctaggcgagagagagagagagagaaggaagatggtcAAGATAGAACAGGACGAAGGATACGCTCACCAGAACTTCACTTCTACGAATTATGACGTTGTATTTCTCACGATGAAATGCACCTGGTATTTTAGAATGAATTAACACCCCATCTAAATAAGTCGGTCAAAGCCAGTAGACAAACCAGAAGACAACAGTAGAATAACCATTCCATTTTTTCCTCAACTACATGTTTGTTTAGAATACTTACTTCGAAGCGCCGTCTAGCCGAGACAAAATAATCCCCTTGCCCTTCTCTTCACTGCAATGTCCACGCTGTTGCCGTCGTTGTCCCCGCCACTGATCTTATTacccttttcatttttgtctctttctgcttccttcctttcctttcattccctctcctgattatcatctctttttccttctttctttctttctttcccttcattcgTTGTTctgtttattatctctttttacttcctttctctcctttcattccctctcatatCTATTAcctctcttgccttcccttcttcccattcattccctctcctgTTTATCaccccttttcactccctcccttcccttttattccctctcctatttaccatctcttcttacttcccttcttccctttcattccctctcctgttTATCACcccttttcactcccctcccttcccttttattccctctcctatttaccatctcttcttacttcccttcttccctttcattccctctcctgttTATCACcccttttcactcccctcccttccctttcattccctctcctatttaccatctcttcttacttcccttcttcccttcctcccccttccttccccattctctatcATCTCCGAACTCCTCTCACCT from Penaeus chinensis breed Huanghai No. 1 chromosome 40, ASM1920278v2, whole genome shotgun sequence encodes the following:
- the LOC125047085 gene encoding protein white-like isoform X1; this encodes MDEKQELLPGLNPRYSSLELRQSSTPSDRDSGGKNNRQSDQSGSDSSVAVGDEDQITYSWHNVNVYSNPRARTSRSLFSRKKQESSEKHILKDVTGICRPGELLAIMGASGAGKTTLLNVLTHRNNDKLRIVGDLFVNGHRVDPDSLTSRSAYVQQDDLFIGMLTVREQLVFQAMLRMDRHLTYDQRMSRVDEVISELGLMKCADTKIGVPGRIKGISGGEMKRLAFACEVLTNPPLMFCDEPTSGLDSFMAQNVVAVMKNMAERGKTIISTIHQPSSEVYAMFDRVLLMAEGRAAYLGEVDAAYQFFNRIGLPCPPNYNPADFFISTLAIQPGKEDSCRKAIAMICEEFSKSEEGISIDKAVLENSKDSDANGYSSLADIEVRKSPYKASWLKQFRSVLWRSWLEVIREPMLIKVRFAQVMAIALLIGIIYFGQTLTQEGITNINGALFLLLTNMTFQNVFGVVSTFCAQLPIFLREHFNGMYRTDVYFLSKMIAEMPFHIIYPFAFVAIAYHMVGFTDDYVNFFISAGIVILVANSAISFGYMISCMSKNLSVALAIAAPLIIPLMLFGGFFLNSGSTPIYLTWLKYLSWFSYGNEALLLNQWQGVKSIPCNTNQTCFPNGQAVLSFLHYENGSITVNVFCLIALIVGYRILAFLALLTKTFRKQ
- the LOC125047085 gene encoding protein white-like isoform X2, encoding MGFPTFFLSKKSGSDSSVAVGDEDQITYSWHNVNVYSNPRARTSRSLFSRKKQESSEKHILKDVTGICRPGELLAIMGASGAGKTTLLNVLTHRNNDKLRIVGDLFVNGHRVDPDSLTSRSAYVQQDDLFIGMLTVREQLVFQAMLRMDRHLTYDQRMSRVDEVISELGLMKCADTKIGVPGRIKGISGGEMKRLAFACEVLTNPPLMFCDEPTSGLDSFMAQNVVAVMKNMAERGKTIISTIHQPSSEVYAMFDRVLLMAEGRAAYLGEVDAAYQFFNRIGLPCPPNYNPADFFISTLAIQPGKEDSCRKAIAMICEEFSKSEEGISIDKAVLENSKDSDANGYSSLADIEVRKSPYKASWLKQFRSVLWRSWLEVIREPMLIKVRFAQVMAIALLIGIIYFGQTLTQEGITNINGALFLLLTNMTFQNVFGVVSTFCAQLPIFLREHFNGMYRTDVYFLSKMIAEMPFHIIYPFAFVAIAYHMVGFTDDYVNFFISAGIVILVANSAISFGYMISCMSKNLSVALAIAAPLIIPLMLFGGFFLNSGSTPIYLTWLKYLSWFSYGNEALLLNQWQGVKSIPCNTNQTCFPNGQAVLSFLHYENGSITVNVFCLIALIVGYRILAFLALLTKTFRKQ